In Triticum aestivum cultivar Chinese Spring chromosome 5B, IWGSC CS RefSeq v2.1, whole genome shotgun sequence, the following proteins share a genomic window:
- the LOC123111028 gene encoding alpha-(1,4)-fucosyltransferase isoform X1 gives MRAPPMLVPKRINYVAPMLASALILLLLLSGYFELPSITSSLSTQFSPTVPAAGATGSRRFGTALDSVGSRERSAFTSTLAAFSAWDAAVGCPRIRAKIGAANATTPSAMASITGGAGWGGARCEEMKTRHVGVFVKGWTWIPDSLDGVYTCRCGVSCVWSKAAAVVDRPDALLFEGATPPLQRMKGLPLRVYLDLEASRKPTGFEDIFIGYHANDDLQVTYAGKSFHTSRSYHVSTEKTNDALIYWSSSRCLPHRDKLAEDFLSLVPHHSFGKCLNNVGGPDMALSMYPVCSNNGNGSPHWWDHLHCAMSHYKFVLAIENTKTESYVTEKLFYALEAGSVPIYFGAPNVWDFIPPNSAIDASKFSSLKELASYVKALANDPVAYAEYHAWRRCGVLGNFGRTREMSLDTLPCRLCELVSKRGDNIVSYIYFDSMRTE, from the exons ATGCGCGCTCCCCCGATGCTCGTGCCGAAGCGCATCAATTACGTGGCTCCGATGCTCGCCTCCGCCCtcatcctgctcctcctcctctccggctaCTTCGAGCTCCCCTCTATAACCTCCTCCCTCTCCACCCAGTTCTCCCCCACCGTCCCCGCAGCCGGCGCCACTGGGAGCCGCCGCTTCGGGACAGCGCTCGACTCCGTCGGCTCCCGCGAGCGGTCGGCTTTTACGTCCACCCTCGCCGCGTTCAGCGCTTGGGACGCCGCCGTCGGGTGCCCCCGCATCCGCGCCAAGATCGGCGCCGCTAACGCGACGACGCCCTCTGCCATGGCTTCCATCACCGGAGGAGCGGGGTGGGGAGGCGCGAGGTGCGAGGAGATGAAGACGCGGCACGTGGGGGTGTTCGTCAAGGGGTGGACGTGGATCCCCGACTCGCTCGACGGTGTGTACACATGCCGTTGTGGAGTGAGCTGCGTGTGGAGCAAGGCCGCCGCAGTCGTCGACCGCCCCGATGCGCTGCTCTTCGAGGGCGCTACGCCGCCACTGCAG AGAATGAAAGGTCTGCCTCTTCGTGTTTATCTGGACCTGGAGGCTAGTAGGAAACCAACTGGTTTTGAGGACATTTTTATAGGTTACCATGCTAATGATGATTTACAAGTAACATATGCTGGAAAATCTTTCCACACTAGCCGGAGTTACCATGTATCCACAGAAAAGACAAAT GATGCACTTATCTATTGGTCATCTTCAAGGTGTCTTCCTCACAGAGACAAGCTTGCAGAAGATTTCCTCTCATTGGTGCCACACCATTCCTTCGGAAAATGTTTGAATAATGTTGGTGGTCCTGACATGGCACTATCCATGTATCCGGTTTGCTCAAACAATGGCAATGGATCACCACACTGGTGGGATCACCTACACTGTGCAATGTCACATTACAAGTTTGTTCTTGCAATCGAGAACACCAAGACAGAAAGTTATGTGACAGAGAAGCTGTTCTATGCGTTGGAGGCTGGGTCAGTGCCAATATACTTTGGTGCACCCAATGTCTGGGATTTCATTCCTCCCAATTCCGCAATTGATGCCTCCAAATTCAGCTCTCTTAAAGAACTGGCATCATATGTGAAAGCACTTGCGAATGATCCGGTAGCGTATGCAGAATACCATGCATGGAGGCGATGTGGTGTTCTCGGCAACTTCGGCAGGACACGTGAAATGAGCCTTGATACACTGCCTTGCCGACTCTGCGAACTAGTTAGCAAGAGAG GTGATAACATTGTGTCTTACATATACTTTGATTCAATGAGAACGGAATGA
- the LOC123111028 gene encoding alpha-(1,4)-fucosyltransferase isoform X2 yields the protein MRAPPMLVPKRINYVAPMLASALILLLLLSGYFELPSITSSLSTQFSPTVPAAGATGSRRFGTALDSVGSRERSAFTSTLAAFSAWDAAVGCPRIRAKIGAANATTPSAMASITGGAGWGGARCEEMKTRHVGVFVKGWTWIPDSLDGVYTCRCGVSCVWSKAAAVVDRPDALLFEGATPPLQRMKGLPLRVYLDLEASRKPTGFEDIFIGYHANDDLQVTYAGKSFHTSRSYHVSTEKTNDALIYWSSSRCLPHRDKLAEDFLSLVPHHSFGKCLNNVGGPDMALSMYPVCSNNGNGSPHWWDHLHCAMSHYKFVLAIENTKTESYVTEKLFYALEAGSVPIYFGAPNVWDFIPPNSAIDASKFSSLKELASYVKALANDPVAYAEYHAWRRCGVLGNFGRTREMSLDTLPCRLCELVSKRGGRSADSF from the exons ATGCGCGCTCCCCCGATGCTCGTGCCGAAGCGCATCAATTACGTGGCTCCGATGCTCGCCTCCGCCCtcatcctgctcctcctcctctccggctaCTTCGAGCTCCCCTCTATAACCTCCTCCCTCTCCACCCAGTTCTCCCCCACCGTCCCCGCAGCCGGCGCCACTGGGAGCCGCCGCTTCGGGACAGCGCTCGACTCCGTCGGCTCCCGCGAGCGGTCGGCTTTTACGTCCACCCTCGCCGCGTTCAGCGCTTGGGACGCCGCCGTCGGGTGCCCCCGCATCCGCGCCAAGATCGGCGCCGCTAACGCGACGACGCCCTCTGCCATGGCTTCCATCACCGGAGGAGCGGGGTGGGGAGGCGCGAGGTGCGAGGAGATGAAGACGCGGCACGTGGGGGTGTTCGTCAAGGGGTGGACGTGGATCCCCGACTCGCTCGACGGTGTGTACACATGCCGTTGTGGAGTGAGCTGCGTGTGGAGCAAGGCCGCCGCAGTCGTCGACCGCCCCGATGCGCTGCTCTTCGAGGGCGCTACGCCGCCACTGCAG AGAATGAAAGGTCTGCCTCTTCGTGTTTATCTGGACCTGGAGGCTAGTAGGAAACCAACTGGTTTTGAGGACATTTTTATAGGTTACCATGCTAATGATGATTTACAAGTAACATATGCTGGAAAATCTTTCCACACTAGCCGGAGTTACCATGTATCCACAGAAAAGACAAAT GATGCACTTATCTATTGGTCATCTTCAAGGTGTCTTCCTCACAGAGACAAGCTTGCAGAAGATTTCCTCTCATTGGTGCCACACCATTCCTTCGGAAAATGTTTGAATAATGTTGGTGGTCCTGACATGGCACTATCCATGTATCCGGTTTGCTCAAACAATGGCAATGGATCACCACACTGGTGGGATCACCTACACTGTGCAATGTCACATTACAAGTTTGTTCTTGCAATCGAGAACACCAAGACAGAAAGTTATGTGACAGAGAAGCTGTTCTATGCGTTGGAGGCTGGGTCAGTGCCAATATACTTTGGTGCACCCAATGTCTGGGATTTCATTCCTCCCAATTCCGCAATTGATGCCTCCAAATTCAGCTCTCTTAAAGAACTGGCATCATATGTGAAAGCACTTGCGAATGATCCGGTAGCGTATGCAGAATACCATGCATGGAGGCGATGTGGTGTTCTCGGCAACTTCGGCAGGACACGTGAAATGAGCCTTGATACACTGCCTTGCCGACTCTGCGAACTAGTTAGCAAGAGAGGTGGTAGAAGTGCAGATTCATTTTGA